The Lycium ferocissimum isolate CSIRO_LF1 unplaced genomic scaffold, AGI_CSIRO_Lferr_CH_V1 ctg5289, whole genome shotgun sequence genome window below encodes:
- the LOC132044838 gene encoding class V chitinase-like, with protein MANSIKLSSIIFSFFFLQQLLFSNGQNNDIKGGYWLRDSGLPLNNIDSTLFTHLFCAFADLNSQSNQLIIKPEDQDSFRQFTSTVQQKNPSAKTLLSIGGGDAPNKRAYGVMARTPNSRKSFIDSSIRLARQLGFHGLDLDWEYPESATDMTNFGILLNEWRTAINTEARNSGRAPLLLTAAVFYSPRVNNLDYPVPSVARNFDWINLMAYDFYAPNWSASQTNSHAQLFDPVNHVSGSDGITTWIQAGVPTQKLVLGIPFYGYAWQLVNANIHGLRAPASGKSSVSPNNEGSITYSQIQNYIVQSRATTVYNATIVGYYCYSGNTWIWYDDTQSVRNKVTYAKGRGLLGYFAWHIAQDQNWVLSRTASQTWGASSQAMK; from the exons atGGCTAATTCCATCAAACTTTCCTCAATTAtcttctcatttttcttcctcCAGCAACTTCTTTTCTCTAATGGCcaaaataatgatattaaggGAGGATACTGGCTCAGGGACAGTGGATTACCTTTAAACAACATTGATTCAActcttttcactcatttatttTGTGCATTTGCTGATCTTAATTCTCAATCAAATCAGTTAATCATTAAGCCGGAAGATCAAGATTCGTTTAGGCAATTTACAAGCACAGTCCAACAGAAAAATCCTTCTGCTAAAACTTTATTGTCTATAGGTGGAGGAGATGCACCAAATAAAAGAGCATATGGAGTTATGGCTAGAACaccaaattcaagaaaaagctTTATTGATTCATCAATAAGATTGGCTAGGCAATTAGGATTTCATGGACTTGATCTTGATTGGGAATACCCAGAATCAGCTACAGACATGACAAACTTTG GTATCCTTTTGAATGAGTGGCGCACTGCCATCAATACAGAGGCGAGAAATTCCGGCAGGGCGCCGCTGCTTCTCACAGCGGCGGTTTTCTACTCACCACGAGTCAACAATCTGGACTACCCAGTTCCATCGGTGGCAAGAAACTTCGACTGGATCAACCTCATGGCATATGACTTCTATGCACCAAATTGGTCAGCATCACAAACCAATTCACATGCACAATTATTTGACCCCGTAAACCATGTTAGTGGAAGTGATGGAATTACTACATGGATTCAAGCTGGCGTTCCAACACAAAAATTGGTTCTTGGAATTCCCTTTTATGGCTATGCATGGCAATTGGTTAACGCGAATATTCATGGTCTTAGGGCGCCTGCTTCAGGAAAATCAAGTGTTAGTCCGAACAATGAAGGGTCAATCACTTATAGccaaattcaaaattatatagTGCAGAGTCGCGCCACGACTGTGTATAATGCAACCATTGTTGGATATTATTGTTACTCTGGAAATACTTGGATTTGGTACGATGATACTCAAAGTGTTAGAAATAAGGTTACTTATGCTAAAGGTAGAGGACTGCTTGGGTACTTTGCATGGCACATTGCACAAGATCAAAATTGGGTACTTTCTCGAACAG CTTCACAAACATGGGGAGCCTCATCTCAAGCGATGAAATGA